The following is a genomic window from Nitrospira sp..
GTCAATCGATCAGTATGAAAATGTGCCGATGGGCTGGCAGGATAGGACGAAGGCTGCCGATATGCGGGCACATTATTTTTTCCGGCGCGGGGGGCGGCTGATTCCGAGTTTCTTCATCCGATGTTGCAGTGTCGATCGTTTCATCCCAAGACGGGTGGCGGCGCCCTGCTTGCCGGCCAGCACCCAGTTTGTTTGGCTTAAGATCTGGACGATGTGCGTGCGTTCTGCCTCGGCCAATGTCAGCGGGGTTTCTTTCTCGCCGGCATTCTTTGCGGTCGGATCCAGGTCGTCGATGATTAGGGCAGGGCCTTGGCTGACGATCACGGCCCGTTCGATCACATGTTCGAGTTCGCGCACATTGCCTGGCCAGTCGTATGAAACCAGCGATTTCACGGTGACGCCCCCGATGCGCGTTACCTGTTTGCGATGGCGTTCGCTGTATTTTTTCACAAAGTGTCGTGCGAGCATCGGAATGTCCTCGCGGCGGTTTCGGAGCGGGGGAATGCGAATCGGAAACACGTTGAGCCGATAGAAGAGATCGGATCGAAAGTGTCCCTGCTTGGCCGCCTGCTCGATATCGACGTTGGTGGCGGCCAGCACGCGGACATTCAGCTTGATCGAGTGCGTTCCTCCGACGCGCTCTAATTCCTGGGCTTCGAGCACCCGCAGAAATTTGGCTTGGAGATCGATCGGGAGCTCGCCGATTTCGTCCAGGAAGATGGTGCCGCCGTTCGCGAGTTCGAAGCGGCCGATCTTGCGCGCCGTCGCGTTCGTAAACGCGCCTTTCTCATGGCCGAACAGTTCCGACTCGATTAACGTCGGCGGCAGCGCGGCGCAGTTCACCGTGATCAACGGATGGTCTTTTCGCGATGAGAGGTGGTGAATGGCTTGCGCGACGAGTTCTTTGCCTGTTCCGGTTTCTCCCGTGATGAGCACCGTGGAATCGGTCGGCGCGACTTTCTCGATGGCCTTCAGCGTTTTTTGCAGCGCCGGACTTTCTCCAACCAGGGTCTTGAAGTCGACCGACGCCTTCATCTCATCGCGCAGATAGACGTTCTCCTGTTCGAGTTGCTCCTTCAGCGCACGGATTTCTTCATAGGCCGTGAGGTTCGCAATAGCTTGCGACAAGTGGAACCCGATTTGCTCGGCAAAGGCGAGATCCCGCTCGGAAAAGGCGTTGCGCCGTTTGCTGCCGATGGCCAGGAATCCATAGGGGGCGCTTCGCACAATGAGAGGGCAGAGGATGAACGACAGGATGCCGATCGATTCGATATAGTCGCGCTCTGGAAAACGCTCAAGACTGTGGCCGGTGATCAAGAGCGGCTTTCCAGTGGCCATCATTTTAGCGGGCGCCATGCGCTCGAAGGGGAATCGGCGCAGGTGTTCCAGATCGATGTGTGCGCTCTCGCGGTAGAGAATGTCGAACCATGGCCCCTGCGGCGATTGAATGAATCGCACCAATCCAGTCATGTCTTGCCGCACGACGCGATGGAGCATGCCGCGCACGACCGGCATGAGTTGTTCGAGTGTCATGGTGCCGACGACGACCTGGCTGTTGATCGCCATCAACGCATCGCGCTCCTCGGCAGCCATAATGTGGTGAAGCACCGGGGCAAGCTGGAGGCCGAGAGTTTCGAGAAACAGCCGGTCTTCTTCGGTGAAGGCGTTGGCGCGGCCGATCGCGATCACGCTCATGGCGGCGATGGGTTGGGGGTGTGGCGCCGCCGCCATGAGCGGCGCCGTTATCACGGAGGCGGTTTTGAAAGAAACGGACT
Proteins encoded in this region:
- a CDS encoding GAF domain-containing protein (MaGe:77310086) — translated: MGTASPTPDALRIIGTLIACKGLHEFEQALGHELIRLLKCDLIGFYLYSATAKSFTPISKQLIDPDCPGYLIGQMPAAGTMKEAAIRQGQAILEHDVARSSWAESAVLESVSFKTASVITAPLMAAAPHPQPIAAMSVIAIGRANAFTEEDRLFLETLGLQLAPVLHHIMAAEERDALMAINSQVVVGTMTLEQLMPVVRGMLHRVVRQDMTGLVRFIQSPQGPWFDILYRESAHIDLEHLRRFPFERMAPAKMMATGKPLLITGHSLERFPERDYIESIGILSFILCPLIVRSAPYGFLAIGSKRRNAFSERDLAFAEQIGFHLSQAIANLTAYEEIRALKEQLEQENVYLRDEMKASVDFKTLVGESPALQKTLKAIEKVAPTDSTVLITGETGTGKELVAQAIHHLSSRKDHPLITVNCAALPPTLIESELFGHEKGAFTNATARKIGRFELANGGTIFLDEIGELPIDLQAKFLRVLEAQELERVGGTHSIKLNVRVLAATNVDIEQAAKQGHFRSDLFYRLNVFPIRIPPLRNRREDIPMLARHFVKKYSERHRKQVTRIGGVTVKSLVSYDWPGNVRELEHVIERAVIVSQGPALIIDDLDPTAKNAGEKETPLTLAEAERTHIVQILSQTNWVLAGKQGAATRLGMKRSTLQHRMKKLGISRPPRRKK